One genomic region from Procambarus clarkii isolate CNS0578487 chromosome 85, FALCON_Pclarkii_2.0, whole genome shotgun sequence encodes:
- the LOC138358701 gene encoding serine/arginine repetitive matrix protein 5-like, which produces MQHPRNKSSKNSFTQQTEAAKTVSPNKQKQQKQFHPTNRSSKNSFTQQTEAAKTVSPNKQKQQKQFHPTNRSSKNSFTQQTEAAKTVSPNKQKQQKQFHPTNRSSKNSFTQQTEAAKTVSPNKQKQQKQFHPTNRSSKNSFTQQTEAAKTVSPNKQKQQKQFHPTNRSSKNSFTQQTEAAKTVSPNKQKQQKQFHPTNRSSKNSFTQQTKAAKIGSTKKQNSKNSFTKESKTTKTELRKVRRDRQEIEIKETI; this is translated from the coding sequence atgCAACACCCAAGAAACAAAAGCAGCAAAAACAGTTTCACCCAACAAACAGAAGCAGCAAAAACAGTTTCACCCAACAAACAGAAGCAGCAAAAACAGTTTCACCCAACAAACAGAAGCAGCAAAAACAGTTTCACCCAACAAACAGAAGCAGCAAAAACAGTTTCACCCAACAAACAGAAGCAGCAAAAACAGTTTCACCCAACAAACAGAAGCAGCAAAAACAGTTTCACCCAACAAACAGAAGCAGCAAAAACAGTTTCACCCAACAAACAGAAGCAGCAAAAACAGTTTCACCCAACAAACAGAAGCAGCAAAAACAGTTTCACCCAACAAACAGAAGCAGCAAAAACAGTTTCACCCAACAAACAGAAGCAGCAAAAACAGTTTCACCCAACAAACAGAAGCAGCAAAAACAGTTTCACCCAACAAACAGAAGCAGCAAAAACAGTTTCACCCAACAAACAGAAGCAGCAAAAACAGTTTCACCCAACAAACAGAAGCAGCAAAAACAGTTTCACCCAACAAACAGAAGCAGCAAAAACAGTTTCACCCAACAAACAGAAGCAGCAAAAACAGTTTCACCCAACAAACAGAAGCAGCAAAAACAGTTTCACCCAACAAACAAAAGCAGCAAAAATAGGTTCAACCAAGAAACAAAACAGCAAAAACAGTTTCACCAAAGAATCAAAAACAACAAAAACAGAATTAAGAAAGGTTAGAAGAGATAGACAAGAGATAGAAATAAAGGAGACCATCTAA